One genomic segment of Occultella kanbiaonis includes these proteins:
- a CDS encoding AMP-binding protein has translation MDTAPARGLPPHHDGDPVLGEYEPFADTALTDAERWPTLTGTGAARLAALRAHPHAPAWVHECGDRLGVDDLAALAHLHSEISGIEPPRAGSAAPSWVTGLLERAAITVPRYRRTWRGAPPAFADVPTIARADLAADLASFVPVDRSLANAFTGTSTGSTGAALVLPQHARAVGSDLIQLRRLVALADASWVPDPGRLAVLSVVSQETAFTYASLLSAFEQAGMARINLHPSAWRRPGDREAFLAAIDPQVITSTPSALVDLAEIEVALHPVAVISGANALSPAARDLLRARWSAPVIDLYGLMETGPVAASVDGGPHVLLPREHHVEVLDAHGRGVAAGQRGEIVVTSAENPYLPLLRYRTGDHATLTEDGALADLEGRTPVRFAASDGTWVDAVGLTQVLQAHGTLAWHLHQGADGTLGLRAVGGDEEPALRSIERLLGRRPRSVRLARPADLGPGKPRRFSSDLPGATP, from the coding sequence ATGGACACCGCACCTGCTCGAGGACTGCCGCCGCACCACGACGGCGACCCGGTCCTGGGCGAGTACGAGCCGTTCGCGGACACCGCACTCACCGACGCCGAACGCTGGCCGACCCTGACCGGGACCGGCGCGGCGCGGCTGGCCGCGCTGAGGGCGCACCCGCACGCCCCCGCGTGGGTGCACGAGTGCGGCGACCGCCTCGGCGTCGACGACCTCGCCGCGTTGGCGCACCTGCACTCCGAGATCAGCGGGATCGAGCCACCTCGCGCAGGCTCCGCGGCGCCGTCGTGGGTCACCGGCCTGCTCGAGCGGGCCGCCATCACCGTGCCCCGGTACCGGCGGACCTGGCGCGGCGCACCACCGGCGTTCGCGGACGTGCCCACCATCGCCCGGGCCGACCTGGCCGCGGACCTCGCCTCGTTCGTGCCCGTGGACCGTTCCCTCGCTAACGCGTTCACGGGGACGAGCACAGGCAGTACCGGTGCCGCGCTGGTCCTGCCCCAGCACGCCCGCGCGGTGGGCTCGGACCTGATCCAGCTGCGCCGGCTCGTCGCGCTCGCCGACGCCAGCTGGGTCCCGGATCCCGGCCGCCTCGCGGTGCTCAGCGTCGTCTCCCAGGAGACCGCCTTCACGTATGCGAGCCTGCTCTCGGCATTCGAGCAGGCGGGCATGGCCCGCATCAACCTGCACCCCAGCGCCTGGCGCCGGCCCGGCGACCGGGAGGCGTTCCTCGCCGCCATCGACCCGCAGGTGATCACGTCCACGCCGTCGGCGCTCGTGGATCTCGCCGAGATCGAGGTCGCGCTGCACCCGGTCGCCGTCATCAGCGGCGCCAACGCGCTCTCCCCCGCGGCCCGGGACCTGCTCCGTGCCCGCTGGAGCGCACCCGTCATCGACCTGTACGGGCTGATGGAGACCGGGCCGGTCGCCGCCTCGGTCGACGGCGGACCGCACGTCCTGCTCCCACGTGAGCACCACGTCGAGGTGCTCGACGCGCACGGACGAGGCGTCGCCGCCGGGCAGCGCGGCGAGATCGTGGTGACCTCAGCGGAGAACCCGTACCTGCCGCTGCTGCGGTACCGCACCGGTGATCACGCGACCCTCACCGAGGACGGCGCCCTGGCCGACCTCGAGGGCCGGACCCCGGTGCGGTTCGCGGCCTCCGACGGCACCTGGGTGGACGCCGTCGGCCTGACCCAGGTGCTCCAGGCCCACGGCACGCTCGCGTGGCACCTGCACCAGGGCGCCGATGGCACGCTCGGTCTGCGGGCCGTCGGCGGCGACGAGGAGCCGGCCCTGCGCAGCATCGAGCGCCTGCTCGGGCGCCGCCCACGCAGCGTGCGCCTGGCCCGGCCCGCCGACCTCGGCCCGGGAAAACCTCGCCGCTTCAGCTCCGACCTTCCCGGCGCCACGCCGTAG
- a CDS encoding FAD-dependent oxidoreductase, with the protein MSTPPTQPPAPAVPDHPAAPPVIVVVTIAERRAALESEFTSRYARDYDVRTVVEGPAAKAMLVQLVTGGRDVALVGVDHGVSGDALMLMDALRLKTPRSRRIILAAPEAFFTGLAGLRAALAQGRIDSYLMIPQGPRDEEFHSAISDFLSDWAWSSRAPEVTQVSIVDDGRSGEVPGIRDFLDRMGLAYARFSPDSEVGRRLRAAVGPDAALPIVESLGRPPLAGATQRSVASAFYGTPDDLGPDHIADLLIVGAGPAGLAAAVYGASEALNTVVLEADAVGGQAGTSSMIRNYLGFPRGISGMRLALRARVQATRFGARIFTGRNAIGLRPAAAPGQPHVVEHEDGELRARAVLIACGVSYRRLGVPDIESLIGRGVYYGAASSVARDMAGKDVFVVGGGNSAGQAALHLARFARSVTIVVRRDGLAATMSAYLINEIGTHRRISVRTGSRVVDGGGSGYLEWLALAGAGSEPERVPADGLFLLLGADPGCGWLPPEVVRDARGFVLTGRDVPTDRWSDGLPPAPLETTVPGVFAAGDVRDGSMKRVAAASGEGASAVAQVHTHLAL; encoded by the coding sequence GTGAGCACTCCACCCACGCAGCCCCCCGCGCCGGCCGTACCCGACCATCCGGCAGCGCCTCCCGTCATCGTCGTCGTCACGATCGCCGAGCGGCGCGCCGCCCTCGAGTCCGAGTTCACCAGCCGGTACGCGCGGGACTACGACGTGCGCACCGTGGTCGAGGGCCCGGCGGCCAAGGCCATGCTCGTCCAGCTCGTCACCGGTGGCCGGGACGTCGCCCTGGTGGGCGTCGACCACGGCGTCAGCGGCGACGCGCTGATGCTGATGGACGCGCTCCGGCTCAAGACCCCACGCAGCCGCCGGATCATCCTTGCCGCGCCGGAGGCGTTCTTCACAGGGCTGGCCGGGCTGCGCGCCGCCCTGGCGCAGGGGCGCATCGACAGCTACCTGATGATCCCGCAGGGCCCGCGCGACGAGGAGTTCCACAGCGCCATCTCGGACTTCCTCTCGGACTGGGCCTGGTCCTCCCGGGCACCCGAGGTCACCCAGGTCTCCATCGTGGATGACGGTCGGTCCGGCGAGGTCCCGGGCATCCGCGACTTCCTCGACCGGATGGGTCTGGCGTACGCCCGGTTCTCCCCGGACAGCGAGGTCGGCCGCCGCCTGCGCGCGGCGGTGGGTCCGGACGCGGCGCTGCCGATCGTCGAGAGCCTCGGCCGCCCACCACTGGCCGGGGCGACCCAGCGGTCGGTGGCCAGCGCGTTCTACGGCACCCCGGACGACCTCGGGCCCGATCACATCGCCGACCTCCTCATCGTCGGTGCCGGTCCGGCCGGCCTCGCGGCCGCCGTCTACGGGGCCTCCGAGGCGCTGAACACCGTGGTCCTGGAGGCCGACGCCGTCGGCGGACAGGCCGGCACGAGCTCGATGATCCGCAACTACCTGGGCTTTCCCCGCGGCATCTCCGGCATGCGTCTCGCACTGCGCGCCCGGGTCCAGGCCACCCGGTTCGGCGCCCGGATCTTCACCGGACGCAACGCGATCGGCCTGCGCCCGGCCGCGGCACCGGGTCAGCCGCACGTCGTGGAGCACGAGGACGGCGAACTGCGGGCGAGGGCGGTCCTGATCGCATGCGGGGTCAGCTACCGCCGCCTCGGCGTACCCGACATCGAGTCCCTCATCGGCCGCGGCGTCTACTACGGCGCCGCCTCGAGCGTGGCCCGGGACATGGCGGGCAAGGACGTCTTCGTCGTGGGCGGGGGAAACTCCGCGGGGCAGGCGGCGCTGCACCTGGCCAGGTTCGCCCGCAGCGTCACCATCGTGGTGCGCCGGGACGGCCTGGCCGCGACGATGTCCGCCTACCTGATCAACGAGATCGGGACCCACCGCCGGATCTCGGTGCGGACCGGCTCACGGGTGGTCGACGGCGGTGGTTCCGGGTATCTGGAGTGGCTCGCCCTGGCGGGCGCCGGCAGCGAGCCCGAGCGGGTGCCCGCGGACGGGTTGTTCCTCCTGCTCGGCGCGGATCCCGGGTGCGGCTGGCTGCCGCCGGAGGTGGTCCGGGACGCCAGGGGTTTCGTCCTGACCGGTCGTGACGTGCCCACCGACCGCTGGAGCGACGGACTCCCACCCGCCCCGCTGGAGACCACGGTGCCGGGAGTCTTCGCGGCCGGGGACGTGCGCGACGGGTCGATGAAGCGGGTCGCGGCCGCCAGCGGTGAGGGCGCGTCCGCCGTCGCCCAGGTGCACACCCACCTCGCGCTCTGA
- a CDS encoding DEAD/DEAH box helicase encodes MPSNGRRRTSGRNGTRSARQNDPAPLLPILARRVREVEAKSANGKVGPTNRTKFQVIALLVRSERARIKADESLSGGTRTELMKRLDGVATILARTAAQDTSLLSLLEPNGTPSAATQRMRLDWLLESGAELSEEERQIKAPEQRREEVVPEQLAAKQVVPVAVRARVRANPFLEPDLSRPADPEPVGYLSGWDLIDPLYRAFEQGAGGGAASMDLPPVPKIDRFSPPGLELMPHQIQLLESVRRGHRTFLLADEPGLGKTAQAVIAASVADAYPMLAVVPNVVKINWSREVERWTPQRRVTVIHGDGRDMDAFADVFVVNYAILDRHLSWLSNLGFRSMVVDEAHFIKNLTSQRSQHVLSLAKRIRDREPTHNPLLMALTGTPLINDVEDFNAIWQFLGWTDGQQPSPRLTRRLEATGLTPADRGFYPQARAAVIDMGIVRRTKAAVAKDLPAKRVADLPVELDGEIGRSIRAAEHELGQRLVNRYLRMLEAREGGIPNNHEPDLELMRRVAQAELDSTSPTADGDNVFTMVRKIGQAKATLAADYAAQLVHSVGKVVFFAKHIDVMNTAERMLADAGLRTVSIRGDQTTTQRQAAIDAFQKDPDVSVAVCSLLAAGVGLNLHASSNVVLAELSWTAAEQDQAIDRVHRIGQEEPVTAWRILAAHTIDTKIAELIDAKQSLAARALDGSDEEIVSSDSVQLDALVHLMVQALEG; translated from the coding sequence ATGCCGTCGAACGGCCGTCGCCGTACCTCGGGTCGCAACGGGACCCGTTCTGCCCGCCAGAACGACCCAGCGCCCCTGCTTCCCATCCTCGCCCGCCGGGTGCGCGAGGTGGAGGCGAAGTCCGCCAACGGCAAGGTGGGGCCGACGAACCGCACCAAGTTCCAGGTGATCGCGCTCCTGGTCCGCTCCGAGCGGGCCCGCATCAAGGCGGACGAGTCGCTCTCGGGCGGCACCCGCACCGAGCTGATGAAGCGCCTCGACGGCGTCGCCACCATCCTCGCGCGCACCGCCGCCCAGGACACCTCCCTGCTGTCGCTGCTCGAGCCGAACGGGACGCCGTCGGCCGCCACCCAGCGGATGCGCCTGGACTGGCTGCTCGAGTCCGGTGCCGAGCTCAGCGAGGAGGAACGCCAGATCAAGGCTCCGGAGCAGCGCCGCGAAGAGGTCGTGCCCGAGCAGCTCGCCGCCAAGCAGGTCGTGCCCGTCGCCGTGCGCGCGAGGGTCCGCGCGAACCCGTTCCTCGAGCCGGACCTGTCCCGGCCCGCCGACCCCGAGCCGGTCGGCTACCTGTCCGGCTGGGATCTGATCGACCCGCTGTACCGGGCCTTCGAGCAGGGCGCCGGCGGTGGCGCCGCCAGCATGGACCTGCCGCCGGTCCCGAAGATCGACCGGTTCTCCCCGCCCGGGCTCGAACTGATGCCGCACCAGATCCAGCTGCTGGAGAGCGTGCGCCGCGGCCACCGCACCTTCCTGCTGGCCGACGAGCCGGGGCTCGGCAAGACCGCCCAGGCAGTGATCGCGGCCTCCGTCGCGGACGCCTACCCGATGCTGGCCGTGGTCCCGAACGTCGTGAAGATCAATTGGTCCCGCGAAGTGGAGCGGTGGACCCCGCAGCGCCGGGTCACCGTGATCCACGGTGACGGCCGGGACATGGACGCGTTCGCCGACGTGTTCGTGGTGAACTACGCGATCCTGGACCGGCACCTGTCCTGGCTGTCCAACCTCGGGTTCCGCTCGATGGTCGTGGACGAGGCCCACTTCATCAAGAACCTCACCTCCCAGCGTTCCCAGCACGTGCTGTCCCTCGCCAAGCGGATCCGCGACCGCGAGCCCACCCACAACCCACTGCTGATGGCGCTCACCGGTACCCCGTTGATCAACGACGTCGAGGATTTCAACGCGATCTGGCAGTTCCTCGGCTGGACCGACGGCCAGCAGCCGTCCCCGCGGCTGACCCGCCGGCTCGAGGCCACCGGGCTGACCCCCGCGGATCGCGGCTTCTACCCCCAGGCCCGCGCCGCCGTCATCGACATGGGCATCGTGCGCCGCACCAAGGCCGCCGTCGCGAAGGACCTTCCCGCGAAGCGGGTGGCGGATCTTCCGGTGGAACTGGACGGCGAGATCGGCCGCTCGATCCGCGCGGCCGAGCACGAGCTCGGTCAGCGCCTCGTGAACCGGTATCTGCGCATGCTCGAGGCCCGCGAGGGTGGCATCCCGAACAACCACGAGCCGGACCTGGAGCTCATGCGGCGGGTGGCGCAGGCCGAGCTGGACTCGACCTCGCCGACCGCCGACGGCGACAACGTGTTCACGATGGTGCGCAAGATCGGGCAGGCCAAGGCCACCCTCGCCGCGGACTACGCCGCGCAGCTGGTGCACTCGGTCGGCAAGGTCGTCTTCTTCGCCAAGCACATCGACGTCATGAACACCGCCGAGCGGATGCTCGCCGACGCGGGCCTGCGCACGGTGTCGATCCGTGGCGATCAGACCACCACTCAGCGACAGGCCGCCATCGACGCCTTCCAGAAGGACCCCGACGTGTCCGTCGCGGTGTGCTCACTGCTCGCTGCCGGCGTCGGCCTCAACCTGCACGCCTCCTCCAACGTGGTCCTCGCCGAGCTCTCCTGGACCGCGGCCGAGCAGGACCAGGCGATCGACCGGGTGCACCGGATCGGTCAGGAGGAGCCGGTCACCGCCTGGCGGATCCTCGCCGCGCACACGATCGACACCAAGATCGCCGAGCTCATCGACGCCAAGCAGAGCCTGGCCGCCCGTGCCCTGGACGGCAGCGACGAGGAGATCGTCAGCAGCGACTCGGTCCAGCTCGACGCCCTCGTGCACCTGATGGTGCAGGCCCTGGAGGGCTGA
- a CDS encoding molybdopterin-dependent oxidoreductase has translation MGVSTISPPTPATIRRSAGVAGLLAAALTLTVGHLVAAIIDPDASPFIALGGAVVDATPAWLKDFAASTFGTADKAVLFGCMALVAAALAYGIGLLAVRHPTAAALAVVVLAGVCGVAAMGRAGTGMLAWLPALVGAGAGVIALRAMVETLNGPREDPGDDLDDSSRDAVGPDRRSFMRSATVVGVVAAASALTGVIVTAARSTASRARDLLQLPAPATPAPPLPDGVQSATEGVEPFVTPNDDFYRIDTALIVPNVDPATWTVRVHGLVENEVELNLDDLLARDLIETHVTLTCVSNPVGGDLVGNALWLGLPIREVLAEAVPLPEADMVLSRSIDGFTASTPIEVLTDDRDAIFAVGMNGEPLPTEHGFPVRMVVPGLYGYVSATKWVVELEVTRFADASAYWTDRGWSERGPIKTASRISVPRPSAHVSAGDVAVGGAAWAQHRGIAKVELQVDEGPWEEATLADEASVDTWRQWSWTWTDAQPGQHTLRSRAYDPDGVQTSTVEGVIPDGATGWHTIYVYVD, from the coding sequence ATGGGCGTCTCGACGATCTCGCCACCCACCCCCGCCACGATCCGTCGGAGCGCGGGTGTCGCGGGTCTGCTCGCCGCGGCGCTGACCCTGACGGTGGGTCACCTGGTGGCCGCGATCATCGACCCGGACGCCTCCCCGTTCATCGCCCTCGGGGGTGCCGTCGTGGACGCCACGCCCGCCTGGCTCAAGGACTTCGCGGCTTCCACGTTCGGGACCGCGGACAAGGCGGTGTTGTTCGGCTGCATGGCCCTGGTGGCCGCGGCGCTCGCCTACGGTATCGGCCTCCTCGCGGTGAGACACCCGACGGCGGCCGCGCTCGCCGTGGTCGTCCTCGCCGGAGTCTGTGGCGTGGCCGCCATGGGCCGGGCCGGTACCGGGATGCTCGCCTGGTTGCCGGCGCTGGTCGGCGCGGGCGCCGGTGTCATCGCGCTGCGCGCGATGGTCGAGACGCTCAACGGTCCCCGCGAGGACCCCGGCGACGACCTCGACGACTCGTCCCGGGACGCCGTCGGGCCCGACCGGCGCTCGTTCATGCGGTCGGCGACCGTGGTCGGCGTCGTCGCGGCGGCGTCCGCGCTCACGGGCGTGATCGTCACGGCGGCCAGGTCCACCGCCTCCAGGGCCCGCGACCTGCTCCAGCTGCCGGCCCCCGCGACGCCCGCGCCGCCGCTGCCGGACGGCGTGCAGTCCGCCACCGAGGGCGTCGAGCCGTTCGTCACCCCGAACGATGACTTCTACCGCATCGACACCGCGCTGATCGTGCCGAACGTGGATCCCGCGACGTGGACGGTCCGGGTGCACGGGCTCGTCGAGAACGAGGTCGAGCTGAACCTGGACGACCTCCTCGCGCGGGACCTCATCGAGACCCATGTGACGCTCACGTGCGTGTCCAACCCGGTGGGCGGCGACCTGGTGGGCAACGCGCTCTGGCTCGGACTACCGATCCGGGAGGTCCTCGCCGAGGCGGTGCCGCTGCCGGAGGCGGACATGGTGCTGTCCCGCAGCATCGACGGCTTCACCGCGTCCACCCCGATCGAGGTGCTCACCGACGACCGCGACGCGATCTTCGCCGTCGGGATGAACGGCGAGCCGCTGCCCACCGAGCACGGGTTCCCGGTCCGGATGGTGGTGCCGGGACTCTACGGCTACGTCTCGGCCACGAAGTGGGTCGTCGAGCTCGAGGTGACCCGGTTCGCGGATGCGAGCGCCTACTGGACCGACCGCGGCTGGTCCGAGCGCGGGCCGATCAAGACCGCTTCCCGCATCTCGGTCCCGCGTCCGAGTGCCCACGTGAGCGCCGGGGACGTGGCCGTCGGCGGGGCCGCCTGGGCCCAGCACAGAGGCATCGCGAAGGTGGAGCTCCAGGTCGACGAGGGTCCGTGGGAGGAGGCGACGCTGGCCGACGAGGCGAGTGTGGACACCTGGCGCCAGTGGTCCTGGACCTGGACCGATGCCCAGCCCGGCCAGCACACGCTGCGCTCCCGGGCCTACGACCCGGACGGCGTGCAGACCTCGACGGTCGAGGGCGTGATCCCCGACGGCGCCACCGGCTGGCACACCATCTACGTGTACGTCGACTGA